One window of the Nocardia huaxiensis genome contains the following:
- a CDS encoding pirin family protein: MSDLESRPEESLCECSGRPGPRAEFFPAREVPLGGVRGVTVHRSLPQRDLPTVGAWCFLDHFGSSGPSKPQGHDIDPHPHIGLQTVTWPLDGRIRHRDSVGSDVEIWPGQLNIMTSGHGIAHSEYRVPGHASGHGLQLWVALPDESRDVAPHFEQHRDLPEFELPGLRGTVLIGSLGGVTSPATAYTPIVGADLRISAGAGLSLPMNPEFEHALLVIDGEIAADGVPVTPGSLFYLGSDRAELPLSSTAGAHVLLVGGEPFGEDLVMWWNFVARSHEEIESARTDWENHDLDRFADIAGHTPDQRIPAPPLPGLHLKPRKRKF, encoded by the coding sequence ATGAGCGACCTGGAGTCGCGGCCGGAGGAATCGCTGTGCGAATGCTCCGGGCGACCCGGGCCGCGCGCGGAATTCTTTCCCGCGCGCGAGGTTCCACTCGGCGGGGTGCGCGGGGTGACCGTGCACCGGTCGCTGCCGCAACGCGATCTGCCGACCGTGGGCGCGTGGTGCTTCCTGGACCATTTCGGTTCCAGCGGACCGTCGAAACCGCAGGGGCACGATATCGATCCGCACCCGCACATCGGATTGCAAACGGTCACTTGGCCTTTGGACGGCCGCATCCGGCATCGCGACAGCGTCGGCTCGGATGTGGAGATCTGGCCGGGGCAACTGAACATCATGACCTCCGGGCACGGGATCGCGCATTCGGAGTACCGGGTGCCGGGACACGCCTCCGGACACGGATTGCAGCTGTGGGTCGCACTGCCGGATGAAAGCCGGGATGTCGCACCGCATTTCGAACAGCATCGGGATCTTCCGGAATTCGAGCTGCCCGGACTGCGCGGAACCGTACTGATCGGATCGCTGGGCGGCGTGACCTCACCCGCCACGGCGTACACCCCGATTGTCGGTGCGGACCTTCGCATTTCGGCGGGAGCCGGACTGTCGCTGCCGATGAATCCGGAGTTCGAGCACGCACTCCTGGTGATCGACGGCGAGATTGCCGCCGACGGCGTCCCGGTGACGCCCGGCAGCCTGTTCTACCTCGGCTCCGATCGTGCCGAGCTGCCGCTGTCCAGCACCGCGGGTGCGCACGTGCTCCTGGTGGGCGGCGAGCCCTTCGGCGAAGACCTGGTGATGTGGTGGAATTTCGTGGCACGCAGTCACGAAGAGATCGAATCCGCCCGTACCGACTGGGAGAACCACGATCTCGACCGCTTCGCCGACATCGCCGGGCACACACCGGACCAGCGGATTCCCGCGCCGCCACTGCCGGGACTGCATCTGAAACCACGAAAACGGAAGTTCTGA
- a CDS encoding GNAT family N-acetyltransferase: MSEQALVATVVRNDEQHRYEVWYGNSLAGFSEYRERDNDTVFIHTEVDGAFSGKGLGNKLAQDAIDDVIARGRVIVPRCPFIKGWLDKHPDYDEHVVGKGIKR, from the coding sequence ATGAGCGAACAGGCATTGGTGGCCACCGTCGTTCGGAACGATGAGCAACACCGGTACGAGGTCTGGTACGGGAACTCGCTCGCCGGCTTCAGCGAGTACCGCGAGCGCGACAACGACACCGTCTTCATCCACACCGAGGTGGACGGCGCGTTCAGCGGCAAAGGTCTCGGCAACAAGCTGGCACAGGACGCCATCGACGACGTGATCGCGCGCGGGCGCGTCATCGTGCCGCGCTGCCCGTTCATCAAAGGCTGGCTCGACAAGCACCCCGATTACGACGAGCACGTCGTCGGCAAAGGCATCAAACGATGA
- a CDS encoding carboxymuconolactone decarboxylase family protein, whose translation MGSHDHDRIWLDKQHPEIFHALNSVALTIRNAAATADLDRAVMELVNVRVSQLNTCAFCLDLHVRLAREAGVTAQQLAVLDAWRRSPELYTEQQQAALTLAEAVTTLPGETILEREYAAARQHLSDDQMSVLIWAATTIGAFNRVSILSKHPVRVRKEN comes from the coding sequence ATGGGGTCTCATGATCACGACCGGATTTGGCTCGACAAACAGCATCCTGAAATCTTTCACGCGCTCAACAGCGTCGCACTGACCATCCGCAATGCCGCCGCCACCGCCGATCTGGACCGCGCGGTCATGGAATTGGTGAATGTGCGCGTCTCACAGCTCAATACCTGCGCGTTCTGCCTCGATCTGCATGTGCGGCTCGCGCGGGAAGCCGGAGTCACCGCACAGCAACTCGCCGTCCTGGACGCCTGGCGCCGGTCCCCCGAGCTCTATACCGAACAGCAGCAAGCGGCCCTCACACTCGCCGAAGCGGTAACCACGCTTCCCGGGGAAACGATCCTGGAGCGTGAGTATGCTGCTGCGCGGCAACATTTGTCGGATGACCAGATGTCTGTCCTGATCTGGGCCGCGACCACGATCGGCGCGTTCAATCGCGTGTCGATCCTGAGCAAACATCCGGTGCGGGTGCGGAAGGAGAACTGA
- a CDS encoding GTP cyclohydrolase II has translation MSGTTTVEASVRTRVRIPLTFADGYSTTAHAVTFDGLADGREHLALVLGEPGATPLVRLHSECLTGDVFGSARCDCGPQLREAVERITEAGGVLLYLRQEGRDIGLYNKLDAYALQDSGLDTYQANTALGLPEDARDYTAAAQMLGALGIGELDLLTNNPDKARQLDALGVRVRHTLPTGVHATPNNLRYLRAKAEHTGHTIDLAG, from the coding sequence ATGAGCGGCACCACCACCGTCGAGGCGAGCGTGCGCACCCGTGTGCGCATCCCGCTGACCTTCGCCGACGGCTACTCGACCACCGCGCACGCGGTCACCTTCGACGGACTCGCCGACGGACGCGAACACCTCGCCCTGGTCCTCGGCGAACCCGGGGCAACACCGCTGGTCCGCCTGCATTCGGAGTGTCTCACCGGGGATGTGTTCGGCTCCGCGCGCTGCGACTGCGGGCCGCAACTGCGCGAAGCCGTCGAACGCATCACCGAGGCCGGCGGCGTACTGCTGTACCTGCGCCAGGAAGGCCGCGACATCGGGCTCTACAACAAGCTCGACGCCTACGCCCTCCAGGATTCCGGCCTCGACACCTACCAGGCCAATACCGCCCTCGGCCTCCCCGAGGACGCCCGCGACTACACCGCCGCCGCCCAGATGCTCGGTGCACTCGGCATCGGCGAACTCGACCTGCTCACCAACAACCCCGACAAGGCGCGGCAGCTCGACGCCCTCGGCGTGCGCGTGCGCCACACCCTCCCCACCGGCGTCCACGCAACCCCGAACAACCTCCGCTACCTCCGCGCGAAGGCCGAGCACACCGGCCACACGATCGACCTAGCCGGTTGA
- a CDS encoding aldo/keto reductase gives MTTTQILPVTALGNAGVEVGAQGYGAMGISEFYGPTDATSARATLDKALELGVTLFDTADMYGDGHNETFLGEFVRANRENVVLATKFGIVRKQDDPTYRGIDNSPGYIRQAVDASLSRLGIDVIDLYYMHRKQPGVPVEDTVAVLADLVRQGKIRQIGLSEVTGAELRAAHEVYPIAAVQSEWSLFSRDVENGVVPAAAELGVTFVPYSPLGRGFLTGSATATAGLSDGDVRKHMPRWADDNVARNEELLAPLHSIAQARGLTPAQVALAWVHARATVHNVPVVPIPGTRSPNRLAENVAAATIVLTAEELATLEPIAAQVTGNRYADMNFTSAGRE, from the coding sequence ATGACCACCACGCAGATTCTTCCCGTCACCGCCCTCGGCAATGCCGGCGTCGAGGTCGGCGCGCAGGGGTACGGGGCCATGGGCATCAGCGAGTTCTACGGGCCGACAGACGCCACCTCGGCGCGGGCCACGCTGGACAAGGCACTCGAACTCGGTGTGACGCTGTTCGACACCGCCGACATGTACGGCGACGGGCACAATGAGACGTTCCTCGGCGAATTCGTGCGGGCGAATCGCGAGAACGTGGTGCTGGCAACGAAATTCGGCATCGTGCGCAAGCAGGACGATCCGACCTATCGCGGAATCGACAACTCCCCCGGCTACATTCGACAGGCGGTGGACGCCAGCCTGTCGCGGCTCGGCATCGATGTCATCGATCTGTACTACATGCACCGCAAGCAGCCGGGCGTGCCGGTCGAGGACACCGTCGCGGTGCTGGCGGATCTGGTGCGGCAGGGCAAAATTCGGCAGATCGGCCTGTCCGAGGTGACCGGCGCCGAACTGCGGGCGGCGCACGAGGTGTACCCGATCGCGGCCGTCCAGTCGGAGTGGTCGCTGTTCTCCCGCGACGTGGAGAACGGCGTGGTTCCGGCCGCCGCCGAACTCGGCGTCACCTTCGTGCCGTATTCGCCACTGGGGCGCGGCTTCCTGACGGGTTCGGCCACCGCCACCGCCGGACTGTCCGACGGCGACGTGCGCAAGCACATGCCGCGCTGGGCCGACGACAATGTGGCCCGCAACGAGGAACTGCTCGCACCACTGCATTCCATCGCCCAGGCGCGCGGCCTCACCCCCGCGCAGGTCGCCCTGGCCTGGGTACACGCCCGCGCCACCGTCCACAACGTCCCGGTCGTCCCCATCCCCGGCACCCGCAGCCCGAACCGCCTGGCCGAAAACGTCGCCGCCGCAACGATCGTCCTGACCGCCGAAGAACTCGCCACCCTGGAACCGATCGCCGCCCAGGTCACCGGAAACCGCTACGCCGACATGAACTTCACCTCGGCCGGCCGCGAATAA
- a CDS encoding MerR family transcriptional regulator yields the protein MGVPAQREVVRGADYERPRYSIGEVSERCGLTRDTLRWYERIGLMDYVGRDHTGQRRFSDRDLDWLELIGKLRRTGMSVADMVRYAELVRAGDATYPQRLEMFRRTREEVLAQIEELQNTVAVLDCKIALYEGNPAADWRTVSKKAR from the coding sequence GTGGGCGTTCCAGCGCAGCGGGAAGTGGTTCGCGGGGCCGACTACGAGCGGCCGCGGTACTCGATCGGAGAGGTCTCCGAGCGGTGCGGGCTCACCCGCGACACGCTGCGCTGGTACGAGCGGATCGGGTTGATGGACTACGTGGGCCGGGATCACACCGGGCAGCGGCGGTTCAGCGACCGGGACCTGGATTGGCTGGAGCTGATCGGGAAGCTGCGGCGGACCGGCATGTCGGTGGCCGACATGGTGCGGTACGCGGAGCTGGTACGTGCCGGGGATGCCACGTACCCGCAGCGGCTCGAGATGTTCCGGCGGACCCGCGAAGAGGTGCTCGCCCAGATCGAGGAACTGCAGAACACAGTGGCCGTGCTCGACTGCAAGATCGCCCTGTACGAGGGCAATCCGGCGGCCGACTGGCGGACCGTGTCGAAAAAGGCGCGCTAG